The following coding sequences are from one Frigoribacterium sp. Leaf415 window:
- a CDS encoding DUF3040 domain-containing protein: protein MPLSEQEQRLLEEMERSLYNNDSDFVATVGNRGGRPNYTLVVVGVLGALVGIAVIVAGVIFRQPLIGVAGFVVMLAGVLFAIAPPKRKGSPAASVPSAPRSSTSRPAHPAKGGLMDRLNDRWDRRQDGDGRDA from the coding sequence ATGCCACTTTCCGAACAGGAGCAGCGACTCCTCGAAGAGATGGAGCGGAGTCTCTACAACAACGACTCCGACTTCGTGGCGACGGTCGGCAACCGCGGTGGCCGACCCAACTACACGCTGGTCGTGGTCGGGGTCCTCGGTGCGCTCGTCGGCATCGCCGTCATCGTCGCAGGCGTCATCTTCCGCCAACCGTTGATCGGCGTGGCGGGGTTCGTGGTCATGCTGGCCGGCGTCCTCTTCGCCATCGCGCCGCCCAAGCGCAAGGGCTCGCCGGCGGCTTCCGTGCCGTCCGCTCCCCGTTCCTCCACCTCGCGTCCGGCGCATCCCGCCAAGGGCGGTCTGATGGACCGTCTCAACGACCGGTGGGACCGCCGCCAAGACGGTGACGGGCGCGACGCCTAG
- a CDS encoding Rv2175c family DNA-binding protein codes for MTDLSQRPWFADTEWLTVPDLVERLGLGVSRVRRLLEEHVLVGTRVDGVTKVPAVFLDGSEPRHDLRGTLTVLSDNGFDDDEAIDWMLSHDEALGTSPVAALQAGRKAEVRRIAQSLL; via the coding sequence GTGACCGATCTCTCTCAACGCCCCTGGTTCGCCGACACCGAATGGCTCACCGTGCCCGACCTCGTCGAGCGGCTCGGCCTCGGGGTGAGTCGCGTGCGTCGCCTGCTCGAGGAGCACGTCCTCGTCGGGACCCGCGTGGACGGCGTCACGAAGGTGCCGGCCGTCTTCCTCGACGGCTCCGAGCCGAGGCACGACCTCCGAGGCACCCTGACGGTCCTCTCGGACAACGGATTCGACGACGACGAGGCCATCGACTGGATGCTGTCCCACGACGAGGCGCTCGGCACGAGTCCCGTCGCGGCCCTCCAGGCCGGGCGCAAGGCCGAGGTCCGGCGCATCGCGCAGAGCCTGCTCTAG
- the rsmH gene encoding 16S rRNA (cytosine(1402)-N(4))-methyltransferase RsmH: protein MADQIHTPVLLERTLELLAPAVSRPGAVVVDCTLGMGGHSEAMLQAFPELTVVGLDRDTEALALAGERLAPFGERARLVHTTYDGIAEALDDLDLDTVDGVLFDLGVSSLQLDRVERGFSYSKDAPLDMRMDPTSPVTAERVLAEYPESELRRIFYQYGEEKLAPRYARRIVEHRADSPLTRSGELVDLLIAATPMALQRAGHPAKRVFQALRIEVNGELASLEAAVPVALDRLAVEGRIVVLAYQSLEDRFVKRELAARTTSTAPQGLPVELPEHRPDFRLLVRGAELASDAERDLNPRAKPVRLRAAERIRRTA, encoded by the coding sequence ATGGCCGATCAGATCCACACCCCCGTCCTCCTCGAGCGCACCCTCGAGCTCCTCGCCCCGGCCGTCTCGCGTCCCGGTGCCGTCGTCGTCGACTGCACCCTCGGCATGGGGGGCCACAGCGAAGCGATGCTGCAGGCCTTCCCCGAGCTCACGGTCGTCGGACTCGACCGCGACACCGAGGCCCTCGCCCTGGCCGGCGAGCGGCTCGCGCCCTTCGGCGAGCGTGCCCGCCTCGTGCACACGACGTACGACGGCATCGCCGAGGCTCTCGACGACCTGGACCTCGACACGGTCGACGGGGTGCTCTTCGACCTCGGCGTGTCGTCACTGCAACTCGACCGGGTCGAGCGCGGCTTCTCGTACTCGAAGGACGCCCCGCTCGACATGCGCATGGACCCCACCTCTCCCGTCACGGCGGAGCGCGTCCTCGCCGAGTACCCCGAGAGCGAACTGCGTCGCATCTTCTACCAGTACGGCGAGGAGAAGCTGGCTCCGCGGTACGCCCGACGGATCGTCGAGCACCGGGCCGACTCACCGCTCACCCGCAGCGGCGAGCTCGTCGACCTCCTGATCGCGGCGACGCCCATGGCGTTGCAGCGTGCCGGTCACCCCGCCAAGCGCGTGTTCCAGGCGCTGCGCATCGAGGTCAACGGCGAGCTGGCCTCGCTCGAGGCGGCCGTCCCGGTGGCCCTCGACCGTCTCGCCGTCGAGGGGCGGATCGTCGTGCTGGCCTACCAGTCCCTCGAGGACCGTTTCGTCAAGCGCGAGTTGGCCGCCCGCACGACGTCCACGGCACCGCAGGGTCTTCCGGTCGAACTGCCCGAGCACCGTCCCGACTTCCGCCTGCTCGTCCGCGGGGCCGAACTGGCCTCCGACGCCGAGCGCGACCTCAACCCCCGAGCCAAGCCCGTGAGACTGCGCGCCGCCGAACGAATCCGGAGAACAGCATGA
- the mraZ gene encoding division/cell wall cluster transcriptional repressor MraZ: MFLGTYSPKLDEKGRIILPAKFRDELASGLVMTRGQERCVYVFSQREFEDMHSRIRQAPVTSKQARDYMRLFLSGASDEIPDKQHRVTIPATLREYAGLGRDLTVIGAGNRAEIWATDAWNTYYEAQEAEFANTTEEVIPGLF, translated from the coding sequence ATGTTCCTCGGCACCTATTCGCCCAAGCTCGACGAGAAAGGGCGCATCATCCTCCCCGCAAAATTCCGTGACGAACTGGCCTCCGGCCTCGTCATGACCCGCGGGCAAGAGCGGTGCGTCTACGTCTTCAGCCAGCGCGAGTTCGAAGACATGCACTCGCGCATCCGCCAGGCGCCGGTCACGAGCAAACAGGCCCGTGACTACATGCGTCTCTTCCTCTCCGGCGCGAGTGACGAGATCCCCGACAAGCAGCATCGGGTGACCATCCCGGCGACGCTGCGCGAGTACGCCGGTCTCGGTCGAGACCTCACCGTGATCGGCGCGGGCAACCGTGCCGAGATCTGGGCCACCGACGCGTGGAACACCTACTACGAGGCCCAGGAGGCCGAGTTCGCCAACACCACCGAGGAGGTGATCCCCGGGCTCTTCTAG
- a CDS encoding polyprenyl synthetase family protein gives MAESTRLVDVVQERIDRFLERQRPALAGIAPDLDPFSLYSSDLLRGGKRFRALFCYWGWQSVAGLDTGFDPLGEARDEREIGAVMTASAGLEFFHAAALVHDDIMDNSDTRRGLPAAHRRFEALHREGSWLGSPEAFGRSGALLMGDLLLAWSDELLSEALDSLPSREAARAARLELNRMRTEVTVGQYLDILEENAWRTVDELQLLPRAQRVIVYKSAKYSVEAPLTVGAAMAGADRTALESLRHFGLPLGIAYQLRDDLLGVFGDPSVTGKPAGDDLREGKRTVLVATARRALPPGAVRLLDELLGDPELDDDQISMLQATLRDSGAVDAVEQTITDQVERAVHALDRSGLAPSARTQLTRLAETVTRRAS, from the coding sequence GTGGCTGAGAGTACGCGGTTAGTGGACGTCGTTCAAGAGCGCATCGACCGGTTCCTCGAGCGGCAGCGTCCGGCCCTGGCGGGCATCGCTCCCGACCTCGATCCCTTCTCCCTCTATTCGAGCGATCTGCTCCGGGGTGGGAAGCGCTTCCGGGCTCTCTTCTGCTATTGGGGCTGGCAGTCGGTCGCCGGGCTCGACACGGGCTTCGACCCGCTCGGCGAGGCCCGCGACGAGCGCGAGATCGGCGCGGTCATGACCGCCTCGGCAGGGCTCGAGTTCTTCCACGCGGCGGCGCTCGTGCACGACGACATCATGGACAACTCCGACACGCGCCGGGGGCTGCCGGCGGCCCATCGGCGCTTCGAGGCCCTGCACCGCGAGGGGTCCTGGCTCGGGTCTCCCGAGGCGTTCGGCCGGTCGGGCGCCCTCCTCATGGGCGACCTGCTGCTGGCGTGGAGCGACGAGCTGCTGAGCGAGGCGCTCGACTCCCTCCCGTCCCGCGAGGCCGCCCGGGCGGCGCGCCTCGAGCTCAACCGCATGCGGACCGAGGTCACGGTGGGCCAGTACCTCGACATCCTCGAGGAGAACGCCTGGCGGACGGTCGACGAACTGCAGCTGTTGCCGCGTGCCCAGCGCGTCATCGTCTACAAGTCCGCGAAGTACAGCGTCGAGGCCCCACTGACCGTGGGCGCGGCGATGGCCGGTGCCGACCGGACCGCCCTCGAGTCCCTGCGGCACTTCGGACTGCCCCTCGGCATCGCCTACCAACTGCGTGACGACCTCCTCGGCGTGTTCGGTGACCCGTCGGTCACGGGCAAGCCCGCAGGCGACGACCTCCGAGAGGGCAAGCGCACGGTCCTCGTGGCGACCGCTCGTCGGGCCCTGCCCCCGGGGGCCGTCCGCCTGCTCGACGAACTCCTCGGTGACCCCGAACTCGACGACGACCAGATCAGCATGCTGCAGGCGACGCTGCGCGACAGCGGTGCCGTCGACGCCGTCGAGCAGACGATCACCGATCAGGTCGAGCGTGCCGTCCACGCACTCGATCGGTCGGGACTCGCGCCGTCGGCACGGACGCAGCTGACGCGACTCGCCGAGACCGTCACGCGCCGCGCCTCCTGA